In Notamacropus eugenii isolate mMacEug1 chromosome 1, mMacEug1.pri_v2, whole genome shotgun sequence, one genomic interval encodes:
- the CLCN7 gene encoding H(+)/Cl(-) exchange transporter 7 translates to MANVSKKVSWSGRDHEEVEATVPRRPQPPLPEPHGESTPLLNGAGPAAAQQPSHASFFRIGHLSNVELDDELLDSEMDAPHHFPREIPHNEKLLSLKYESLDYDNSENQLFLEEERRINHTAFRTVEIKRWVICAMIGILTGLVACFIDIVVENLAGLKYRVVKDNIDKFTEKGGLSFSLLLWATLNSAFVIVGSVIVAFIEPVAAGSGIPQIKCFLNGVKIPHVVRLKTLVIKVCGVILSVVGGLAVGKEGPMIHSGAVIAAGISQGRSTSLKKDFKMFEYFRRDTEKRDFVSAGAAAGVSAAFGAPVGGVLFSLEEGASFWNQFLTWRIFFASMISTFTLNFVLSIYHGNMWDLSSPGLINFGRFDTEKMAYTIHEIPIFIAMGVVGGILGAMFNALNYWLTMFRIRYIHRPCLQVIEAMLVAAVTATVAFVLIYSSRDCQPLQGNSMSYPLQLFCADGEYNSMAAAFFNTPEKSVVSLFHDPPGSYNPMTLGLFTLVYFLLACWTYGLTVSAGVFIPSLLIGAAWGRLFGISLSYLTSAAIWADPGKYALMGAAAQLGGIVRMTLSLTVIMMEATSNVTYGFPIMLVLMTAKIVGDFFIEGLYDMHIQLQSVPFLHWEAPVTSHSLTAREVMSTPVTCLRRKEKVGVIVDVLSDTSSNHNGFPVVEYSDDAQPARLQGLILRSQLIVLLKHKVFVERASLNLVQRRLKLKDFRDAYPRFPPIQSIHVSQDERECMMDLTEFMNPSPYTVPQEASLPRVFKLFRALGLRHLVVVDNHNQVVGLVTRKDLARYRLGKGGLEELSLAQT, encoded by the exons CCCTCCCATGCATCATTCTTCCGCATCGGGCACCTGAGCAACGTAGAGCTGGATGATGAACTGCTTGACTCG GAGATGGATGCACCTCATCATTTCCCCCGGGAGATTCCACATAATGAGAAACTCCTGTCCCTGAAGTATGAG AGTTTGGATTATGACAATAGTGAAAACCAGTTGTTcctggaagaagagaggagaataaACCACACA GCTTTCCGGACAGTAGAGATCAAACGCTGGGTCATTTGTGCCATGATTGGGATTCTGACTGGTTTAGTTGCCTGCTTCATTGACATCGTAGTGGAGAACTTGGCAGGACTGAAGTACCGAGTAGTAAAAGACA ATATTGACAAGTTTACAGAGAAGGGGGGATTGTCTTTCTCCCTGTTACTCTGGGCAACACTGAATTCAGCCTTTGTGATCGTCGGCTCCGTGATTGTTGCCTTTATAGAG CCTGTTGCTGCTGGCAGTGGAATTCCCCAGATTAAATGCTTCCTCAATGGTGTCAAGATTCCCCATGTGGTTCGACTCAAG ACATTGGTGATTAAAGTGTGTGGTGTGATTTTATCTGTGGTTGGAGGACTGGCTGTTGGAAAG GAAGGGCCAATGATTCACTCTGGAGCTGTTATAGCAGCTGGTATTTCTCAAGGAAGGTCAACATCTTTGAAGAAAGACTTCAAG ATGTTTGAATACTTccgcagagacacagagaagcgTGACTTTGTTTCGGCCGGAGCAGCGGCTGGTGTCTCAGCTGCTTTTGGAGCCCCTGTAG GGGGCGTCCTGTTCAGCTTGGAAGAAGGTGCTTCCTTCTGGAATCAGTTCCTGACATGGAGAATT TTCTTTGCCTCCATGATTTCCACATTCACCCTGAATTTTGTTCTAAGTATTTACCATGGAAACATGTGGGATCTCTCTAGCCCTGGTCTCATCAATTTTGGAAGATTTGACACTGAG AAAATGGCATACACAATCCATGAGATCCCCATCTTCATTGCCATGGGGGTGGTAG GTGGTATTCTTGGAGCAATGTTCAATGCCTTGAATTATTGGCTGACAATGTTTCGCATCAG GTATATACACCGCCCTTGCCTCCAGGTGATTGAAGCCATGCTTGTGGCTGCAGTCACTGCCACAGTGGCATTTGTATTGATTTACTCATCTCGGGATTGCCAGCCACTTCAAGGGAATTCCATGTCTTACCCACTTCAG CTGTTCTGTGCCGATGGAGAATATAATTCAATGGCTGCCGCCTTCTTCAACACCCCAGAGAAGAGTGTTGTCAGCCTTTTTCATGACCCTCCAG GTTCCTATAACCCCATGACCTTGGGACTTTTCACTCTGGTCTATTTCCTGCTGGCATGTTGGACCTATGGGCTCACTGTGTCTGCTGGAGTCTTCATTCCATCCCTCCTCATTGGTGCTGCCTGGGGAAGACTCTTTGGCATATCACTGTCCTACCTTACCAGTGCTGCT ATATGGGCCGACCCTGGCAAGTATGCCTTGATGGGGGCTGCTGCCCAGCTTG GTGGCATTGTGAGAATGACTCTGAGTTTGACTGTCATCATGATGGAGGCTACAAGCAATGTGACATATGGTTTCCCCATCATGTTGGTTTTGATGACAGCAAAAATTGTTGGAGACTTCTTTATTGAG GGCCTGTATGACATGCATATCCAGCTGCAGAGTGTCCCCTTCCTCCACTGGGAAGCTCCAGTTACTTCTCACTCACTCACTGCCAG agaggtgatgagtACGCCAGTTACCTGTCTGCGGAGGAAAGAGAAAGTTGGGGTTATAGTGGATGTGCTTAGTGACACTTCCTCCAATCACAATGGCTTCCCAGTGGTGGAGTACTCTGATGATGCCCAG CCAGCAAGGTTACAGGGCTTAATCCTGCGCTCCCAGCTGATTGTCCTCTTGAAGCATAAG GTGTTTGTAGAGAGGGCCAGTCTGAACTTGGTCCAGAGGAGACTGAAATTGAAGGACTTTCGAGATGCCTATCCCCGATTCCCACCCATCCAGTCAATTCATGTGTCTCAGGATGAACGGGAATGTATGATGGACCTCACAGAGTTCATGAACCCCTCCCCATACACAGTGCCTCAG GAGGCATCACTTCCAAGAGTATTCAAGCTTTTCCGAGCACTGGGACTCAGGCATTTGGTGGTGGTAGATAATCATAATCAG GTGGTTGGATTGGTGACGAGAAAAGACCTTGCAAGATACAGATTAGGGAAAGGAGGATTGGAAGAGCTCTCCTTGGCTCAGACGTGA